The following nucleotide sequence is from Xiphophorus maculatus strain JP 163 A chromosome 22, X_maculatus-5.0-male, whole genome shotgun sequence.
aaagaccATCTCTAAAGATAAATCCTCGCAAATACCAGTGGAATCATGCAAAAAGCTGGTCAGCTTTTAGGATTTGATTGTTGTAATTCCAATTAAGCTATTTTTATTAAGAAGatgtaaattttttataaaacaaaacgtTATCAAAATTGATATTcccgggcgtgccgtggtggcgtagcagttagcgcgacccgtatttggaggccttgagtcctcgacgcggccgtcgcaggttcgactcccggacctgacgacatttgccgcatgtcttccccctctccttccccgtttcctgtcagtctactatcatataagggacactagagcccacaaaagaccccctggaggggtaaaaaaataataaaaatttatattccCTTCATGTTTAACTATTGTTTGAGAGATATCAGTCTCATTTCTTGTAAGAAATCAATTTATCGGTGgaatgaaataattataaattcaaatttgtCATGTGGTATGACTAATTTTAGGCTTAACTGCAACACTTAACAGTGTCGTATAGTTGTGATAGGTTACATGTTGGAAAATGTATGCAGTATTTTGGAGAAAGATCTTTTCAACAAAAGAAGGGGTGCAGGCCACTCTTAGCTTCTTTATTAGTGTATGtattaacataaaaattgtaGTTACATAAAATTTTCCTAAGTGGTTTTGTGATTGCATCTCTTTTTAGTCCTGAAGATGACCATTACATTTTCAGAGTGAGCTGTTTAACAAGCTAACAAGAACCTTTTGTTACACCTAACCCTACCCAATCCAAAGGCAGCTAatgcttttcctttttaaagcgtagtgattttttttttaaggtattaTTTGTGTCTGATATCGACAACTTATTTTTAGTAAACatagaaaaactaattttaaccaGAGACTGAAActgcataatttttatttttaaaaaagtgcaacattttaACATGGCTGATCAGAAGCTCATTCAGTTAAAGGGATACAAATTCATTTATCTTGTGACAATTATCTCCAGGAAATACAGCCAACATATCAAGTACAGAGAACATTCAGTGGACAGTTTGATAACAAAGCTGATTTGTGGTACTGAATATAAATGGACGGATGAACAGCTGTTTATGTTACAGGCCGAGGTCATAGTCGGGTTTCCCCTCAGCAACGCTCTTGTAGAAGGCTTTGTGGGTGTCCATGTTGAACATGGTGGCTTTAACAGCTGGATCCTCCAGCATGTGCTCAGTCCACTTCTTCAGCTCAGGAGTGTGGTCCAGGCAGCTGACGAGAcgaaggaaataaaatgatgcaGAGAAGAACATTTCACAAGCacagttttaggttttatttgctaaaaactGATGACCATAGTAATCAGTTTTCACAATGTCacacagtgtttttatttatttttttcaaatactgTACTTGAACATTACTGCACTGACCAATAAGTAAAtgacttcaaaacaaaatcctctGTGTTcgttatatttttttatgctttttaccATGAATGATAACTTCTAGCGCCTGgttttttgcacatatttgtacCTATTCAATGAATAGtttccataaataaaattacatatttattacatgGTTTATAAGTGTTACTCACTGCTTCAGCTCCAAGACCTCAATCCTCTCAAAAAATGGCCACATCATGTAGTCGATCATTGTGATGGTGTCACCTTCAAAgaactttgtctttttcttctccaagTGCTGAAAATCAATCACCATCATCAGTGTTGTCAAGTATAGTACACTAATTTGCCGACCAaagtaattaatttaatcttgaaggtataaaaaaaaaaaagggagaaaattaTCCCATTACGTATTTGACCCACCTCATTCAATTTAGCAAATTTCTCTTTCAGCTCAACTTCCTGTGTAGAGACATCCACTCCAGTCCTCCTTGCTAAAGGGATCTTGTAGAAGTAAGGTAttacctaaataaaaaaaagtagtgGCATTTCTTTGGTTACTAAAAAAATACAGCCATAATCAAAAGCTAAaggttttaatgcaaattttgcATGGACTTTACCTTGGAAAAATGCTCCAGTAGCATTCTTTGTTGGGCTTTTCCAAAAGGAGAGGATGGAAGAAGCTTTTTCTCAGGATACGCTTCATCCAGATACTCACAGGTGATGGAGGACTCGTATATAACTTCACCAGCAGATGTCTCCAGTGCAGGCACAAGACCGAGAGGGTTCTTTTCAAGAAACCACTCAGGTTTCTCTTTCAAATTGATGTTGATGGTGTCATATCttgcacacaaaacaaaatcgGGTTATTCAGGCAGTGAGAAAATAAgttaattaatgaataaaaaaaaagctgattaaaaaaaaataattgttttttaaaatgtatttttacttgatCCCTTTGGCATTCAGCGCTAATCTGGTCCTTTGAGCAAAAGGGCAGAATCTCATGCTGTAGAGACGCAGTTGACCTTTGGGAACAGGGCCAGGTACAGGGCTTCCTAAGGTCAAATGCAAAAAGGTTACtttatttatgataaaatgcaacaagagaaacaacaaatgtGTATCCTCTTCTGATTacgtaatatttaaaaatacatgtttttctttaaattctcaATCATTTTCTAATCTTTCACATTTCAACTGAAAAATCTAAttcataataaatgtaaaaataaataaataaa
It contains:
- the LOC102225805 gene encoding glutathione S-transferase omega-1-like; protein product: MATEKCFAKGSPVPGPVPKGQLRLYSMRFCPFAQRTRLALNAKGIKYDTININLKEKPEWFLEKNPLGLVPALETSAGEVIYESSITCEYLDEAYPEKKLLPSSPFGKAQQRMLLEHFSKVIPYFYKIPLARRTGVDVSTQEVELKEKFAKLNEHLEKKKTKFFEGDTITMIDYMMWPFFERIEVLELKHCLDHTPELKKWTEHMLEDPAVKATMFNMDTHKAFYKSVAEGKPDYDLGL